From the Lolium rigidum isolate FL_2022 chromosome 2, APGP_CSIRO_Lrig_0.1, whole genome shotgun sequence genome, one window contains:
- the LOC124688205 gene encoding cysteine-rich receptor-like protein kinase 44, protein MALCRGDANASSCAACVRVAFRAAGQSCPNATGVTMYEDGCVLRYANHQFLDFLSTWQVGELSIKTGWALRSIPAVAVAQFSAAATAILTAVSDRALAAASSSSNSTTNARKYFATGEVDFDPRIYVLAQCVPVLTPAQCSGCLGELLVQIKLQLGTKPPYVTSRVEWCDLRYSVRPFYQGQAMLQLEPPSATPETTRAEKKKTSVAGISVGVVCSLVVLISALAGFVFIRFRRRIKSTKHDNPFKKISRTQCVIFDLTALEEATENFSQRNKLGEGGFGAVYKGILQDGQEIAVKKLVGTAGHGLHQLQNEVLLLAELQHKNLVRLQGYYSNRDHTLLVYEFIKNGSLDNFLSDTREGHTLVWEQQYNIILGIAKGILYLHEDSSMRIIHRDLKPNNILMDEDMEPKIADFGLARLLGEGHTHTKTSGAAGTPGYMAPEYVYHQRVSPKIDVFSYGVLLLQIVTRRRECWSDDSNTVNLITEVWNHWKKGTISHMMDQTLNEDTRDQQLRCVHVGLMCVQADPADRPEISTVIFMLTRDNMELQAPEEPAFFFGSSSYGRNLHPCSRASANTSFVSVEDISVNGVTMTEPYPR, encoded by the exons ATGGCGCTGTGCCGCGGGGACGCAAACGCATCGTCCTGCGCCGCGTGCGTGAGGGTGGCCTTCCGTGCCGCCGGCCAGAGCTGCCCCAACGCCACGGGCGTCACCATGTACGAGGACGGCTGCGTCCTCCGCTACGCCAATCACCAGTTCTTGGACTTCCTCAGCACGTGGCAGGTCGGCGAGCTTAG TATCAAAACTGGATGGGCTCTCCGGAGCATTCCGGCAGTCGCGGTTGCGCAGTTCAGCGCCGCGGCCACGGCCATCCTCACCGCCGTGTCTGACCGCGCACTGGCTGCTGCTTCGAGCTCGAGCAACTCCACCACCAACGCCAGGAAGTACTTCGCCACGGGCGAAGTTGATTTCGACCCCAGGATCTACGTGCTCGCGCAGTGCGTGCCGGTCTTGACGCCGGCGCAGTGCAGCGGTTGCCTCGGGGAACTTCTTGTGCAGATAAAGCTCCAGCTGGGCACCAAACCACCATATGTCACGTCACGCGTGGAGTGGTGCGACCTGAGGTATAGCGTGCGGCCGTTCTACCAGGGACAGGCCATGCTGCAGCTCGAGCCGCCATCTGCTACTCCAGAGACCACCCGAGCAG AGAAGAAAAAGACCAGTGTAGCAGGGATCTCTGTGGGCGTCGTTTGTTCCCTTGTAGTATTGATATCTGCTCTTGCGGGTTTTGTCTTCATTCGCTTCAGGAGAAGGATTAAGTCTACCAAGCACGACAACC CATTCAAGAAAATCTCGAGAACGCAGTGTGTCATATTTGATCTGACTGCGCTGGAAGAGGCAACTGAAAACTTTTCGCAGAGGAATAAGCTCGGAGAAGGTGGTTTTGGTGCTGTGTACAAG GGGATACTCCAAGATGGGCAGGAAATAGCAGTAAAGAAACTTGTGGGGACAGCTGGGCATGGTTTGCATCAGCTGCAAAATGAAGTTCTCCTGTTGGCAGAACTTCAGCACAAGAACCTTGTTCGTTTACAGGGTTATTATTCGAATCGGGATCATACACTTCTTGTTTATGAATTCATCAAGAACGGGAGCCTTGACAACTTTCTATCCG ATACTAGAGAGGGACACACACTAGTTTGGGAGCAACAGTACAACATCATTCTTGGTATTGCAAAAGGAATATTGTACCTTCACGAGGACTCGAGCATGAGGATTATCCACCGGGATCTCAAACCTAACAACATTCTTATGGATGAGGACATGGAACCCAAAATTGCTGACTTCGGGTTGGCAAGGCTGCTAGGAGAGGGTCACACACATACCAAGACTTCTGGAGCTGCTGGAACGCC AGGCTATATGGCTCCGGAGTACGTGTATCATCAACGTGTGTCACCCAAGATTGATGTTTTCAGCTATGGTGTATTGCTCCTGCAAATCGTCACTAGGAGAAGAGAGTGCTGGTCTGATGATAGCAACACTGTGAACCTCATCACTGAA GTGTGGAATCACTGGAAAAAGGGAACAATCTCACATATGATGGACCAAACACTTAACGAAGATACTCGAGACCAACAGCTCCGATGTGTACATGTGGGGCTGATGTGTGTCCAAGCGGACCCTGCGGACAGGCCTGAGATATCCACAGTCATTTTCATGTTAACGAGGGATAACATGGAGCTTCAGGCACCGGAAGAACCAGCATTTTTCTTCGGGAGCTCCAGCTATGGCAGGAACCTGCATCCTTGTTCTCGAGCTTCAGCTAACACCAGTTTTGTGTCGGTAGAGGACATTTCTGTGAATGGGGTTACAATGACAGAGCCGTATCCTAGGTAA